In Xylocopa sonorina isolate GNS202 chromosome 3, iyXylSono1_principal, whole genome shotgun sequence, one genomic interval encodes:
- the Pi3k59f gene encoding phosphatidylinositol 3-kinase 59F isoform X2, with translation MTRDANSSLDTRIQIKIGTLEGKRQRPEYDKLLVDPMLKYSGLCGVNGGCGDLAASLQVWAGGRPLALPVHTAYKHFTSRWNWNQWVTLPISYSDLPRDAQLCISLYDCAGPGRQLPVGGTTISLFGKHGVFRQGMLDLIVWPGVEADGSAPTNTPGKTRDLGKEQMQRLAKLVKKHRNGQMNKVDWLDRLTFREIELINEREKRASEYMYLMIEFPEITMDGIPYSIVYYEKDGDEVVQHRSQPDVVTLPDYEILQENLVEAKHHKLARSLRSGGHTRELKPTSSVRDALNVILSYPPTTALSTEEQDLIWKYRFYLSSQKKALTKFVKCVNWKVAGEERQALEMLALWAPPDPEDALELLGPAFTNTAVRRYAIARLNQAPDDDLMLYLLQLVQALKYEDFEGIKRAYQTLMKEKELEKIEKLDRDVQINDCLTTAVTTSSESENGQFYANQNSLMDLASFLITRACQNTMLANYFYWYLSIECEDQSDPSISAKQDTRVKEMYNTVMSMFSTMLAQGNAVWQKRRAFLLRQKMFIDQLVALVKVVARESGNRKKKTDRLRILLADPDPAFKINFSNFEPIPFPLDPEICIKGIIPEKASLFKSALMPSKLTFLTTDNSEYIAIFKHGDDLRQDQLILQTIALMDKLLRRENLDLKLTPYRVLATSTRHGFLQFIESTTVAEVLASEGSILSFFRKHHPSENGPYGVVPEVMDTYVRSCAGYCIITYVLGVGDRHLDNLLLTTSGKLFHIDFGYILGRDPKPLPPPMKLSKEMVEAMGGVGSEHYHEFRKQCYTAFLHLRRHANLILNLFSLMVDASVPDIALEPDKAVKKVQDKLRLDLSDEEAVHYVHNLLDLSVTAVMAVLVEQLHKFAQYWRK, from the exons ATGACAAGAGATGCAAA TTCATCGCTAGACACACGGATACAAATTAAAAT AGGAACGTTAGAAGGCAAGAGACAACGACCGGAATATGATAAATTACTCGTTGACCCGATGTTAAAATACTCAGGTTTATGCGGAGTCAATGGAGGATGCGGGGATCTAGCAGCTTCTCTACAGGTGTGGGCTGGTGGAAGACCACTTGCTTTACCTGTTCATACAGCCTATAAACACTTCACATCACGTTGGAA TTGGAATCAATGGGTAACTCTTCCTATCTCATATTCGGATCTACCACGGGATGCTCAGTTGTGTATAAGTTTGTACGATTGTGCTGGACCTGGTAGACAATTACCAGTTGGTGGTACAACGATATCTTTATTCGGAAAGCATGGAGTGTTTCGTCAAGGCATGTTAGATCTCATAGTGTGGCCAGGAGTAGAAGCAGATGGCAGTGCACCGACGAATACACCAGGAAAGACCAGAGATCTTGGCAAAGAACAAATGCAGAGATTAGCAAAACTTGTAAAAAAACACAGGAATGGTCAAATGAATAAAGTTGACTGGTTAGATAGACTAACATTCAGGGAGATCGAATTGATTAATGAAAGGGAGAAAAGAGCATCTGAATATATGTATTTAATGATCGAGTTTCCAGAAATTACTATGGATGGAATACCG TATTCCATAGTATATTATGAAAAAGATGGAGATGAAGTTGTTCAACACAGATCACAGCCAGATGTTGTAACTCTGCCTGATTATGAAATATTACAA GAAAATCTTGTAGAAGCAAAACATCATAAGTTAGCTCGAAGTTTACGCAGCGGTGGCCACACCCGGGAATTAAAACCAACTTCAAGTGTTCGTGATGCTTTAAACGTAATACTAAGTTATCCGCCGACAACAGCTCTTTCTACGGAAGAACAAGATCTTATTTGGAAGTACAGATTTTATTTATCGAGCCAAAAGAAAGCTTTAACGAAATTCGTTAAATGTGTCAATTGGAAAGTTGCTGGGGAAGAACGGCAAGCGTTAGAGATGTTAGCGCTATGGGCACCACCTGATCCTGAGGACGCATTAGAGTTACTTGGTCCTGCATTTACGAATACAGCTGTTAGGAGATACGCTATTGCCAGACTTAATCAAGCACCCGATGACGATTTAATGTTGTACTTATTGCAATTAGTACAAGCGTTAAAATATGAAGACTTCGAAGGTATCAAAAGAGCGTATCAAACGTTAATGAAAGAAAAGGAATtggagaaaattgaaaaattagaCAGGGATGTACAAATCAACGACTGTTTGACTACAGCTGTAACAACT TCCAGTGAATCCGAGAATGGACAGTTTTATGCGAATCAAAATTCCCTTATGGATTTGGCATCTTTCCTTATTACTCGCGCATGCCAAAATACTATGTTGGCCAATTATTTTTACTGGTATCTATCGATCGAATGTGAAGATCAAAGCGATCCGTCTATAAGCGCGAAACAGGACACGCGTGTTAAGGAAATGTATAACACAGTAATGTCGATGTTCTCCACGATGCTGGCACAGGGTAATGCTGTTTGGCAAAAGAGAAGAGCGTTCCTTTTGCGTCAAAAAATGTTTATCGATCAATTAGTAGCATTGGTGAAAGTAGTCGCACGAGAAAGTGGAAATCGCAAAAAGAAGACTGATCGGCTGAGGATATTATTGGCCGATCCAGACCCAGCGttcaaaattaatttttccaACTTTGAGCCAATACCTTTCCCCTTGGACCCAGAAATTTGTATCAAAGGAATTATACCCGAAAA GGCCAGCCTTTTCAAATCGGCTCTTATGCCATCTAAATTAACGTTTCTAACAACGGATAACAGTGAATATATTGCTATTTTTAAACACGGTGATGATCTTAGACAAGATCAGTTAATTTTACAAACGATTGCACTTATGGACAAGTTATTAAGAAGAGAAAATTTAGATTTAAAACTTACCCCTTACAG AGTACTAGCAACAAGTACTAGGCATGGTTTCTTACAATTTATCGAATCTACAACGGTCGCGGAAGTTTTAGCTAGCGAAGGTTCCATATTAAGTTTCTTTCGAAAACATCATCCTTCTGAAAATGGTCCTTATGGTGTTGTACCTGAAGTTATGGATACTTATGTTCGAAGCTGTG CTGGTTACTGCATTATCACGTATGTGCTTGGCGTTGGTGATCGACATTTAGATAATTTGCTCTTGACTACATCAG GTAAACTGTTCCATATAGACTTCGGCTATATTTTAGGCAGAGATCCAAAACCCTTGCCACCGCCAATGAAATTAAGCAAAGAAATGGTCGAAGCAATGGGAGGTGTAGGCTCGGAACATTATCATGAATTTCGTAAACAATGTTACACTGCGTTTTTACATTTACGCAGACATGCAAATTTAATACTAAACTTATTCTCGCTAATGGTCGATGCCAGTGTACCAGACATAGCGTTAGAGCCAGATAAAGCGGTTAAAAAAGTACAAGACAAATTAAGATTGGATTTGAGCGACGAAGAAGCAGTGCATTATGTGCACAATCTTCTAGACTTATCAGTAACCGCTGTAATGGCAGTATTAGTCGAGCAACTGCATAAGTTTGCACAATACTGGCGGAAATAA
- the Pi3k59f gene encoding phosphatidylinositol 3-kinase 59F isoform X3 produces MLKYSGLCGVNGGCGDLAASLQVWAGGRPLALPVHTAYKHFTSRWNWNQWVTLPISYSDLPRDAQLCISLYDCAGPGRQLPVGGTTISLFGKHGVFRQGMLDLIVWPGVEADGSAPTNTPGKTRDLGKEQMQRLAKLVKKHRNGQMNKVDWLDRLTFREIELINEREKRASEYMYLMIEFPEITMDGIPYSIVYYEKDGDEVVQHRSQPDVVTLPDYEILQENLVEAKHHKLARSLRSGGHTRELKPTSSVRDALNVILSYPPTTALSTEEQDLIWKYRFYLSSQKKALTKFVKCVNWKVAGEERQALEMLALWAPPDPEDALELLGPAFTNTAVRRYAIARLNQAPDDDLMLYLLQLVQALKYEDFEGIKRAYQTLMKEKELEKIEKLDRDVQINDCLTTAVTTSSESENGQFYANQNSLMDLASFLITRACQNTMLANYFYWYLSIECEDQSDPSISAKQDTRVKEMYNTVMSMFSTMLAQGNAVWQKRRAFLLRQKMFIDQLVALVKVVARESGNRKKKTDRLRILLADPDPAFKINFSNFEPIPFPLDPEICIKGIIPEKASLFKSALMPSKLTFLTTDNSEYIAIFKHGDDLRQDQLILQTIALMDKLLRRENLDLKLTPYRVLATSTRHGFLQFIESTTVAEVLASEGSILSFFRKHHPSENGPYGVVPEVMDTYVRSCAGYCIITYVLGVGDRHLDNLLLTTSGKLFHIDFGYILGRDPKPLPPPMKLSKEMVEAMGGVGSEHYHEFRKQCYTAFLHLRRHANLILNLFSLMVDASVPDIALEPDKAVKKVQDKLRLDLSDEEAVHYVHNLLDLSVTAVMAVLVEQLHKFAQYWRK; encoded by the exons ATGTTAAAATACTCAGGTTTATGCGGAGTCAATGGAGGATGCGGGGATCTAGCAGCTTCTCTACAGGTGTGGGCTGGTGGAAGACCACTTGCTTTACCTGTTCATACAGCCTATAAACACTTCACATCACGTTGGAA TTGGAATCAATGGGTAACTCTTCCTATCTCATATTCGGATCTACCACGGGATGCTCAGTTGTGTATAAGTTTGTACGATTGTGCTGGACCTGGTAGACAATTACCAGTTGGTGGTACAACGATATCTTTATTCGGAAAGCATGGAGTGTTTCGTCAAGGCATGTTAGATCTCATAGTGTGGCCAGGAGTAGAAGCAGATGGCAGTGCACCGACGAATACACCAGGAAAGACCAGAGATCTTGGCAAAGAACAAATGCAGAGATTAGCAAAACTTGTAAAAAAACACAGGAATGGTCAAATGAATAAAGTTGACTGGTTAGATAGACTAACATTCAGGGAGATCGAATTGATTAATGAAAGGGAGAAAAGAGCATCTGAATATATGTATTTAATGATCGAGTTTCCAGAAATTACTATGGATGGAATACCG TATTCCATAGTATATTATGAAAAAGATGGAGATGAAGTTGTTCAACACAGATCACAGCCAGATGTTGTAACTCTGCCTGATTATGAAATATTACAA GAAAATCTTGTAGAAGCAAAACATCATAAGTTAGCTCGAAGTTTACGCAGCGGTGGCCACACCCGGGAATTAAAACCAACTTCAAGTGTTCGTGATGCTTTAAACGTAATACTAAGTTATCCGCCGACAACAGCTCTTTCTACGGAAGAACAAGATCTTATTTGGAAGTACAGATTTTATTTATCGAGCCAAAAGAAAGCTTTAACGAAATTCGTTAAATGTGTCAATTGGAAAGTTGCTGGGGAAGAACGGCAAGCGTTAGAGATGTTAGCGCTATGGGCACCACCTGATCCTGAGGACGCATTAGAGTTACTTGGTCCTGCATTTACGAATACAGCTGTTAGGAGATACGCTATTGCCAGACTTAATCAAGCACCCGATGACGATTTAATGTTGTACTTATTGCAATTAGTACAAGCGTTAAAATATGAAGACTTCGAAGGTATCAAAAGAGCGTATCAAACGTTAATGAAAGAAAAGGAATtggagaaaattgaaaaattagaCAGGGATGTACAAATCAACGACTGTTTGACTACAGCTGTAACAACT TCCAGTGAATCCGAGAATGGACAGTTTTATGCGAATCAAAATTCCCTTATGGATTTGGCATCTTTCCTTATTACTCGCGCATGCCAAAATACTATGTTGGCCAATTATTTTTACTGGTATCTATCGATCGAATGTGAAGATCAAAGCGATCCGTCTATAAGCGCGAAACAGGACACGCGTGTTAAGGAAATGTATAACACAGTAATGTCGATGTTCTCCACGATGCTGGCACAGGGTAATGCTGTTTGGCAAAAGAGAAGAGCGTTCCTTTTGCGTCAAAAAATGTTTATCGATCAATTAGTAGCATTGGTGAAAGTAGTCGCACGAGAAAGTGGAAATCGCAAAAAGAAGACTGATCGGCTGAGGATATTATTGGCCGATCCAGACCCAGCGttcaaaattaatttttccaACTTTGAGCCAATACCTTTCCCCTTGGACCCAGAAATTTGTATCAAAGGAATTATACCCGAAAA GGCCAGCCTTTTCAAATCGGCTCTTATGCCATCTAAATTAACGTTTCTAACAACGGATAACAGTGAATATATTGCTATTTTTAAACACGGTGATGATCTTAGACAAGATCAGTTAATTTTACAAACGATTGCACTTATGGACAAGTTATTAAGAAGAGAAAATTTAGATTTAAAACTTACCCCTTACAG AGTACTAGCAACAAGTACTAGGCATGGTTTCTTACAATTTATCGAATCTACAACGGTCGCGGAAGTTTTAGCTAGCGAAGGTTCCATATTAAGTTTCTTTCGAAAACATCATCCTTCTGAAAATGGTCCTTATGGTGTTGTACCTGAAGTTATGGATACTTATGTTCGAAGCTGTG CTGGTTACTGCATTATCACGTATGTGCTTGGCGTTGGTGATCGACATTTAGATAATTTGCTCTTGACTACATCAG GTAAACTGTTCCATATAGACTTCGGCTATATTTTAGGCAGAGATCCAAAACCCTTGCCACCGCCAATGAAATTAAGCAAAGAAATGGTCGAAGCAATGGGAGGTGTAGGCTCGGAACATTATCATGAATTTCGTAAACAATGTTACACTGCGTTTTTACATTTACGCAGACATGCAAATTTAATACTAAACTTATTCTCGCTAATGGTCGATGCCAGTGTACCAGACATAGCGTTAGAGCCAGATAAAGCGGTTAAAAAAGTACAAGACAAATTAAGATTGGATTTGAGCGACGAAGAAGCAGTGCATTATGTGCACAATCTTCTAGACTTATCAGTAACCGCTGTAATGGCAGTATTAGTCGAGCAACTGCATAAGTTTGCACAATACTGGCGGAAATAA
- the Pi3k59f gene encoding phosphatidylinositol 3-kinase 59F isoform X1, translated as MEDINDKFFYVYSSSLDTRIQIKIGTLEGKRQRPEYDKLLVDPMLKYSGLCGVNGGCGDLAASLQVWAGGRPLALPVHTAYKHFTSRWNWNQWVTLPISYSDLPRDAQLCISLYDCAGPGRQLPVGGTTISLFGKHGVFRQGMLDLIVWPGVEADGSAPTNTPGKTRDLGKEQMQRLAKLVKKHRNGQMNKVDWLDRLTFREIELINEREKRASEYMYLMIEFPEITMDGIPYSIVYYEKDGDEVVQHRSQPDVVTLPDYEILQENLVEAKHHKLARSLRSGGHTRELKPTSSVRDALNVILSYPPTTALSTEEQDLIWKYRFYLSSQKKALTKFVKCVNWKVAGEERQALEMLALWAPPDPEDALELLGPAFTNTAVRRYAIARLNQAPDDDLMLYLLQLVQALKYEDFEGIKRAYQTLMKEKELEKIEKLDRDVQINDCLTTAVTTSSESENGQFYANQNSLMDLASFLITRACQNTMLANYFYWYLSIECEDQSDPSISAKQDTRVKEMYNTVMSMFSTMLAQGNAVWQKRRAFLLRQKMFIDQLVALVKVVARESGNRKKKTDRLRILLADPDPAFKINFSNFEPIPFPLDPEICIKGIIPEKASLFKSALMPSKLTFLTTDNSEYIAIFKHGDDLRQDQLILQTIALMDKLLRRENLDLKLTPYRVLATSTRHGFLQFIESTTVAEVLASEGSILSFFRKHHPSENGPYGVVPEVMDTYVRSCAGYCIITYVLGVGDRHLDNLLLTTSGKLFHIDFGYILGRDPKPLPPPMKLSKEMVEAMGGVGSEHYHEFRKQCYTAFLHLRRHANLILNLFSLMVDASVPDIALEPDKAVKKVQDKLRLDLSDEEAVHYVHNLLDLSVTAVMAVLVEQLHKFAQYWRK; from the exons ATGGAGGATATTAATGATAAGTTTTTCTACGTGTACAGTTCATCGCTAGACACACGGATACAAATTAAAAT AGGAACGTTAGAAGGCAAGAGACAACGACCGGAATATGATAAATTACTCGTTGACCCGATGTTAAAATACTCAGGTTTATGCGGAGTCAATGGAGGATGCGGGGATCTAGCAGCTTCTCTACAGGTGTGGGCTGGTGGAAGACCACTTGCTTTACCTGTTCATACAGCCTATAAACACTTCACATCACGTTGGAA TTGGAATCAATGGGTAACTCTTCCTATCTCATATTCGGATCTACCACGGGATGCTCAGTTGTGTATAAGTTTGTACGATTGTGCTGGACCTGGTAGACAATTACCAGTTGGTGGTACAACGATATCTTTATTCGGAAAGCATGGAGTGTTTCGTCAAGGCATGTTAGATCTCATAGTGTGGCCAGGAGTAGAAGCAGATGGCAGTGCACCGACGAATACACCAGGAAAGACCAGAGATCTTGGCAAAGAACAAATGCAGAGATTAGCAAAACTTGTAAAAAAACACAGGAATGGTCAAATGAATAAAGTTGACTGGTTAGATAGACTAACATTCAGGGAGATCGAATTGATTAATGAAAGGGAGAAAAGAGCATCTGAATATATGTATTTAATGATCGAGTTTCCAGAAATTACTATGGATGGAATACCG TATTCCATAGTATATTATGAAAAAGATGGAGATGAAGTTGTTCAACACAGATCACAGCCAGATGTTGTAACTCTGCCTGATTATGAAATATTACAA GAAAATCTTGTAGAAGCAAAACATCATAAGTTAGCTCGAAGTTTACGCAGCGGTGGCCACACCCGGGAATTAAAACCAACTTCAAGTGTTCGTGATGCTTTAAACGTAATACTAAGTTATCCGCCGACAACAGCTCTTTCTACGGAAGAACAAGATCTTATTTGGAAGTACAGATTTTATTTATCGAGCCAAAAGAAAGCTTTAACGAAATTCGTTAAATGTGTCAATTGGAAAGTTGCTGGGGAAGAACGGCAAGCGTTAGAGATGTTAGCGCTATGGGCACCACCTGATCCTGAGGACGCATTAGAGTTACTTGGTCCTGCATTTACGAATACAGCTGTTAGGAGATACGCTATTGCCAGACTTAATCAAGCACCCGATGACGATTTAATGTTGTACTTATTGCAATTAGTACAAGCGTTAAAATATGAAGACTTCGAAGGTATCAAAAGAGCGTATCAAACGTTAATGAAAGAAAAGGAATtggagaaaattgaaaaattagaCAGGGATGTACAAATCAACGACTGTTTGACTACAGCTGTAACAACT TCCAGTGAATCCGAGAATGGACAGTTTTATGCGAATCAAAATTCCCTTATGGATTTGGCATCTTTCCTTATTACTCGCGCATGCCAAAATACTATGTTGGCCAATTATTTTTACTGGTATCTATCGATCGAATGTGAAGATCAAAGCGATCCGTCTATAAGCGCGAAACAGGACACGCGTGTTAAGGAAATGTATAACACAGTAATGTCGATGTTCTCCACGATGCTGGCACAGGGTAATGCTGTTTGGCAAAAGAGAAGAGCGTTCCTTTTGCGTCAAAAAATGTTTATCGATCAATTAGTAGCATTGGTGAAAGTAGTCGCACGAGAAAGTGGAAATCGCAAAAAGAAGACTGATCGGCTGAGGATATTATTGGCCGATCCAGACCCAGCGttcaaaattaatttttccaACTTTGAGCCAATACCTTTCCCCTTGGACCCAGAAATTTGTATCAAAGGAATTATACCCGAAAA GGCCAGCCTTTTCAAATCGGCTCTTATGCCATCTAAATTAACGTTTCTAACAACGGATAACAGTGAATATATTGCTATTTTTAAACACGGTGATGATCTTAGACAAGATCAGTTAATTTTACAAACGATTGCACTTATGGACAAGTTATTAAGAAGAGAAAATTTAGATTTAAAACTTACCCCTTACAG AGTACTAGCAACAAGTACTAGGCATGGTTTCTTACAATTTATCGAATCTACAACGGTCGCGGAAGTTTTAGCTAGCGAAGGTTCCATATTAAGTTTCTTTCGAAAACATCATCCTTCTGAAAATGGTCCTTATGGTGTTGTACCTGAAGTTATGGATACTTATGTTCGAAGCTGTG CTGGTTACTGCATTATCACGTATGTGCTTGGCGTTGGTGATCGACATTTAGATAATTTGCTCTTGACTACATCAG GTAAACTGTTCCATATAGACTTCGGCTATATTTTAGGCAGAGATCCAAAACCCTTGCCACCGCCAATGAAATTAAGCAAAGAAATGGTCGAAGCAATGGGAGGTGTAGGCTCGGAACATTATCATGAATTTCGTAAACAATGTTACACTGCGTTTTTACATTTACGCAGACATGCAAATTTAATACTAAACTTATTCTCGCTAATGGTCGATGCCAGTGTACCAGACATAGCGTTAGAGCCAGATAAAGCGGTTAAAAAAGTACAAGACAAATTAAGATTGGATTTGAGCGACGAAGAAGCAGTGCATTATGTGCACAATCTTCTAGACTTATCAGTAACCGCTGTAATGGCAGTATTAGTCGAGCAACTGCATAAGTTTGCACAATACTGGCGGAAATAA
- the Cct3 gene encoding chaperonin containing TCP1 subunit 3, with translation MFGPGSAPIVVLSQNTKRDSGRKVQRENIQAGKAIADVIRTCLGPQAMLKMLMDPMGGIVMTNDGNAILREITVQHPAGKSMIEIARTQDEEVGDGTTSVIVLAGEILATAEPFLEQNMHPTVIIRAFRQALEDMVAILNEQVSTDLDCNDKAKLMQVINSCVGTKFIGRWSELACQIALDAVYTVMLEENGRREIDIKRYAKVEKIPGGTIEDSTVLKGVMINKDVTHPKMKRYIKDPRIVLLDCSLEYKKGESQTNIEIMKDTDFTRILELEEEFVKKMCEEIISVKPDVVITEKGVSDLAQHYLLKAGISAIRRLRKSDINRIARACGATVVNRTEELREEDVGTRAGLFEIKKLGDEYFCFITECKDPKACTIILRGASKDILNETERNLQDALHVARNLLIEPKLVPGGGAVEMAVSRLLTEKAARLAGVEQWPYKAVAQALEIIPRTLAQNCGANTIRTLTALRAKHATEGMTWGIDGETGKLVDMNERGIWEPLSVKLQTYKTAIETAILLLRIDDIVSGSKKKKSDNETAQPAQVTEESTKD, from the exons atgtttggGCCAGGGTCTGCTCCGATCGTGGTATTAA GTCAAAATACGAAACGGGATTCCGGCCGGAAGGTTCAGAGGGAAAATATCCAAGCTGGAAAG gCTATTGCGGATGTCATTAGAACATGTCTGGGACCACAGGCAATGTTGAAAATGTTAATGGACCCTATGGGAGGTATAGTTATGACCAACGATGGGAATGCTATATTACGTGAAATAACTGTGCAACATCCTGCTGGAAAATCTATGATAGAGATAGCTAGAACACAGGATGAAGAAGTCGGAGATGGCACCACATCAGTTATTGTATTAGCGGGAGAAATTTTAGCTACTGCGGAACCCTTTCTTGAACAGAATATGCATCCTACGGTCATAATAAGAGCATTCCGTCAAGCTTTGGAAGATATGGTGGCTATTCTTAACGAACAGGTCAGCACGGATCTTGATTGCAACGATAAAGCCAAATTGATGCAGGTTATAAATTCCTGTGTGGGAACCAAATTTATTGGACGCTGGTCTGAATTAGCATGTCAGATTGCTTTAGACGCAGTTTACACTGTTATGCTTGAAGAAAATGGCAGAAGAGAAATAGATATAAAGCGTTACGCAAAGGTAGAGAAAATCCCTGGTGGTACTATCGAAGACAGTACTGTTCTTAAGGGTGTGATGATCAACAAGGATGTTACGCATCCAAAAATGAAAAGATACATTAAGGATCCTAGAATAGTTTTATTGGATTGTTCATTGGAATATAAAAAGGGAGAGTCTCAAACTAATATAGAAATAATGAAGGATACAGATTTTACCAGGATCTTAGAATTGGAAGAAGAATTTGTTAAGAAAATGTGCGAAGAAATTATATCTGTAAAACCTGACGTAGTGATTACTGAGAAGGGGGTATCGGATTTGGCGCAACACTATCTTCTCAAAGCTGGAATTTCCGCAATTCGTAGATTGAGAAAAAGTGATATTAATAGAATTGCACGAGCTTGCGGTGCTACTGTTGTAAATCGCACGGAAGAATTACGGGAGGAAGACGTTGGAACCCGAGCCGGTCTCTTTGAGATTAAGAAGCTTGGAGATGAATACTTTTGTTTTATTACAGAGTGTAAAGATCCAAAAGCGTGTACGATAATTTTAAGAGGTGCTAGTAAAGATATATTAAATGAAACTGAAAGAAATTTGCAGGATGCTCTGCATGTTGCAAGAAATCTTCTTATTGAACCCAAATTGGTACCAG GTGGAGGAGCTGTGGAAATGGCAGTCTCAAGACTCCTAACAGAGAAAGCAGCAAGGCTCGCGGGTGTGGAACAGTGGCCTTATAAAGCTGTAGCACAAGCACTGGAAATAATCCCAAGAACTCTTGCACAAAATTGTGGTGCAAATACCATCAGAACCTTAACTGCATTGCGCGCAAAACATGCCACTGAAGGAATGACATGGGGCATTGATGGAGAGACTGGGAAATTGGTAGATATGAACGAGCGTGGCATCTGGGAGCCATTATCTGTGAAATTACAGACGTATAAAACAGCTATTGAAACTGCTATTCTGCTGCTAAGAATTGACGACATTGTATCGGGAAGCAAGAAAAAGAAATCAGATAACGAGACTGCACAACCTGCACAAGTTACAGAAGAGTCTACGAAGGATTAG